The Candidatus Margulisiibacteriota bacterium genome segment TAAGCTTGATTACTGAGATAACGTTATTCAGTCTTCATTTTTTCAAGTCGATCAACAGCGAGCAATGCCTCGATGATTTCATCAATATCACCGGTTAAAATATCATTAAGTTTATACAATGTTAAACCGATACGATGATCTGTAACCCTTCCCTGCGGGAAATTATAGGTCCTAATCTTCTCACTTCTATCGCCAGATCCAACAAGCAATTTTCTAGTTGAAGATATCTCTTTATTCTGCTGTTCCACTTGAGATTCAAAGATTTTGGCTTTTAAGAGATGCATTGCTTTATCTTTGTTTTGGTGCTGACTCCTTCCGTCCTGACATGCGACAGCTACGCCGGTTGGAATATGTGTAACTCTCACTGCTGAATCAGTTTTATTAATATGCTGACCTCCTGCTCCTGAAGCACGATAGGTATCAATTCTCAAATCATTCGGATTGATCTGGATATCCACATCTTCCACTTCCGGCAATACTGCAACGGTAACTGCTGACGTATGTATCCTACCACTCGCTTCTGTTTCCGGAACCCTTTGCACTCGATGAGTACCGCTTTCATATTTTAACTTCCCATAAACAGAGTCGCCTTTAACAAGGAGAATTACTTTACTCAATCCCCCCATGTCGGATTCTGTCTGCTCAATTAGTTCAACCTGCCAACCCTTTTTCTCTATGTAACGAGAATACATATTCAAGAGATCGCGTGTAAAAAGAGAAGCTTCTTCTCCACCTGTCCCACTCCTAATTTCAAGGTAAGCATTTTTATTATCATTAGGATCGCGAGGCAGTAATAATAGTTTTAACTCATCTTGAATTTTTTCCAAGTGTTCCTTCGAAGTCTGAAACTCTTCTTGAGCCAGCTCAATCATATCTCGATCATTTGACTCAGTTAATATCTCGGAGGCTTCGTCCATCTGTTTTTTTATTGTTTTGTACTCTCTATATTTTACAATAGTCTCTTTCAAGTCTGAATATTGTTTAGAGTATTCTGCGTACTTCTTCTGGTCACTTAATACATCAGGTGAACCCAGCAAACGCTCAATTTCATCATATTTGATTTCAATATCTTCTAATTTTCTAAACATTTTTAATCCCAACTTATTATTTGTAACTTATTTCCAAATTGATAAAATTATTGTTTAAGATATCCTTTATATTACTCATAAAAAGCTTTCCTTGACAATATCAACAGTACTCCATGAATTGTTATCAATTAATTAATCCAGAACCTGTTTCCTGCAAATCATCCAAGCCTATTCTTCTCTTTAATAAGCTTAAATTGCTTAAACAACTTCTCTTATGGCTCATAGCTAACTTAAGAGGTTTTAGGTTAGATTACTTCTTTTAACGCTGCAAGAGCAACTTCAATTTGCTTTTCATCAGGTTCTCTGGTAGTTATTTTTTGTAACATCAGACCCGGGAATACTAGCCAGTGCAAAAAGAAAATATCGTATTTTTTATTTAGCTTAATTATCTCGTATGCTATACCAGAGATAATTGGCATCAACATTATTTTATAGGCTACACGATGAAAAAAATCAGGTCTCCCTAAAAAAGTAAAAACAATGATACTAATTATCATCACAACCAAAATAAAACTGGTTCCACATCGAGGATGAAGTGTCGTACGTTTTTTAATATTGTCCATATCTAGTCCCTGACCGGATTCATAAGCATGAATAACCTTATGTTCCGCGCCATGATATTGATACACACGTTTCATATCATCAAAAAACATAGTAAATATCAAAAAGGAAAAAAACAAAGAAAACCGAATAACTCCTTCGATTACATTCAATAGTAAGGTGTTCGAAACCATTGATTTCAGGTGATCGAAAATAAATGCAGGAAGAACAATAAACATAGCAACAGATATCCCAATACTAAATGCGGCGGAAAAAGTTAACTCCCATTTACTTGTTTTCTTTTCAGTCGATCCACCCAATGCTACCTCGGCTGAATACATCAAGATATTAAATCCTAAATAGAGCATTTCCAATAAATTAATAAAGCCGCGCAATACCGGTAGATTCAAAAACTTATATCGTTTTGATAGTGATTGATACTGCCTTTTCTCAATAACAATTTTATTTTGAGTATTTCTGATTGCAGTAGCAATAATATTTTCGCCACGCATCATGACACCTTCAATAACAGCCTGTCCACCAACTGCGAGATCTTTCAAATCGCTCATATTTACCCCTTACTGCCGAACGTATATTTACCGCAGGACTTGTCTTCATTGCAATAACCTAAATTTTGGCATTTGGGCTGCAACTTTGAAGCCAAATATTCATCTATCTTAAAAACTTCTTTTTTAATCTTTCCAAACAATTCAACTATTTCCCATTGCGCCCTAAAACACAGCCGGATCGAAGAAACAGTAAAAAGCTCTCTGAAATTCATTGTCATTATAAGTTTCGTTTCTGTAGCGTTAGGAAGAATGTACCGAGCATCTTCAGCTGGAATCCCAATGTCAATTAACTTCTTATAGGCTCGTTTAATCTCTTCTATGAGAAGTTGATACTCATTAAGAGCTTCAGTGTTTTTCTTGATAGTTTTGGGTACGATAAAATCGACATCCGTCGTCTCTTTTCCCTTACAATAATTAACATAGCGTTGGCTTTGTTGGGAAAAAGATGCTAGTCTATGCCTTACTAACTGATGAGTTAATGCTCTAGACACTCCTTCAATGGCAAAAGTCATTGATACATGTTCAAGTACAGAGTGATGGCCTGATTTAATTGTTCCATCAATCAGGCTTATCATTTCGTCAATACTTTTTTCTTTTAACCTTATCGGCCCCACTGCACTATAACAAGTACGGCATGATTTATAAATAACTTCTAACGGATTAGGAGTAGCAGATACTATCTCAATATTCATAAAGTTAATCTTTATTTTATATTTGCGTATTTCTTATTGAACTTCTCTACACGGCCTTCAGTATCAACAATTCTCTGCTCTCCAGTAAAAAACGGATGACATTTTGAGCAGATATCAACACGAACTGTCTCAAGTGTTGATCCAGTTTCATGTGATGCACCACATACACATGTTGCGGTTAACGTTTTGTATTTTGGATGTATATCTTTTTTCATTAGTCCATTCACCTCTAATTAATTTTTAAATTATCCGGAGATTTAATTATGACCATAATACTACCCTAAAAACTCCGAATGCGAATAATAGTATACACTAATCAAATTCATTGTCAACGTTATTGGTACTAAGTCAGTAGTTCTAATTATAAAGAGCAAAGGTTAACAGAAATAGTTAGTGAGTTAAAAAAATAAACAGGCTAGCATCAAGTAATCATAAAAAAACATCTCCA includes the following:
- a CDS encoding DUF1385 domain-containing protein, coding for MSDLKDLAVGGQAVIEGVMMRGENIIATAIRNTQNKIVIEKRQYQSLSKRYKFLNLPVLRGFINLLEMLYLGFNILMYSAEVALGGSTEKKTSKWELTFSAAFSIGISVAMFIVLPAFIFDHLKSMVSNTLLLNVIEGVIRFSLFFSFLIFTMFFDDMKRVYQYHGAEHKVIHAYESGQGLDMDNIKKRTTLHPRCGTSFILVVMIISIIVFTFLGRPDFFHRVAYKIMLMPIISGIAYEIIKLNKKYDIFFLHWLVFPGLMLQKITTREPDEKQIEVALAALKEVI
- the prfA gene encoding peptide chain release factor 1, which produces MFRKLEDIEIKYDEIERLLGSPDVLSDQKKYAEYSKQYSDLKETIVKYREYKTIKKQMDEASEILTESNDRDMIELAQEEFQTSKEHLEKIQDELKLLLLPRDPNDNKNAYLEIRSGTGGEEASLFTRDLLNMYSRYIEKKGWQVELIEQTESDMGGLSKVILLVKGDSVYGKLKYESGTHRVQRVPETEASGRIHTSAVTVAVLPEVEDVDIQINPNDLRIDTYRASGAGGQHINKTDSAVRVTHIPTGVAVACQDGRSQHQNKDKAMHLLKAKIFESQVEQQNKEISSTRKLLVGSGDRSEKIRTYNFPQGRVTDHRIGLTLYKLNDILTGDIDEIIEALLAVDRLEKMKTE
- a CDS encoding 50S ribosomal protein L31: MKKDIHPKYKTLTATCVCGASHETGSTLETVRVDICSKCHPFFTGEQRIVDTEGRVEKFNKKYANIK
- a CDS encoding FAD-dependent thymidylate synthase; this encodes MNIEIVSATPNPLEVIYKSCRTCYSAVGPIRLKEKSIDEMISLIDGTIKSGHHSVLEHVSMTFAIEGVSRALTHQLVRHRLASFSQQSQRYVNYCKGKETTDVDFIVPKTIKKNTEALNEYQLLIEEIKRAYKKLIDIGIPAEDARYILPNATETKLIMTMNFRELFTVSSIRLCFRAQWEIVELFGKIKKEVFKIDEYLASKLQPKCQNLGYCNEDKSCGKYTFGSKG